The DNA window AAAAATCTGCCGGAAACAATCAAATTGCATCCCAGTGTTTGGTTTACACAATCCCTAGTTCTCCGGCAGCCAAGTCTGGTGCTTTAGTGGGAACACAAAGTGGTTATGCTTCTGTGGGGATTACTGTGAATGGTCTTGCCATCTTTAACAATGCTGCCGCGGCACCTGATACACTAGCAACGGAAGCACAAACCTTTGATAAGTTTAACGGTCACCCACAAAGTTCAGGAGTTTACCACCACCACTCCCAACCACTCAATATAACAAATAATAATGCCAATTTAATTGGCGTATTAATCGACGGATTTCCTGTTTATGGCTTACATTGTGATAATAACACTGTCACTACTGCCGATGACAATACTCCGGGAACGGTAGGACCAGCTCTTGATGCAAACCACGGTCACACAGCTGCAACACTTCTTTTCCCAACCGGAATCTATCACTACCATTTTGCTTTTGATAGCACAGCCACAATCAACACTTTGATTGGTTCCCAATTCTATGGAACACCAGGAACCGTTTCCAATTAATTGTCTCAAAATTTCATGGAGAGAGATTTTTCTCTCTCTTACATTTTTCGCCTTAGCCTCTTGTTCTCCTTTTCGTGTAGAAGCAGAAGACAAGGGGCTTTCCGAAGATCCTAACCATTTTCTTCTCTACCAAGGAAAACCACTGACAGGAATTCTAATTCAAAAAAACCCTACTCTTTTAGAAATTTATGAAACGGAATTCTACAAGGGAGTTCCCCACGGTCGTTATACGATAACAAAAGAAAACGGAACTTTTATAGAAGAAAGAAACATTCGTTATGGACAAAAACATGGAAAACAAATCAGTTATTTTGAAAATGGAACTCTAAAACAAAAATCAGAATTTGATAATGGGAAACCCATCGGTGAGTATGTTGACTATTTTGATGATGGACAAATGGCCACCTACCAAACATTCTACGACTCAGGAAAACCAAAGGTTTCTAAAAAATGGAACCGACGAGGACAAATTTATTTGAACCATGTTTTTTTGGAAACAGGGGAAAGTTTTGGAAGACCAGGAAGTAAACTCTGTGATCCAATTCCGGAAAAAAGTCAAAATTCAAAGTGAAAATAGTGAACTTAAAAAAAAGATGTCCTGAAAAATTCGTTCAGAACTCGTACTTTTCTCAAAAATCGATCCTTATATTCATTTTTCTATTTTTTATAGGAAGTTTCTGTAAACCATCGGAACAACCACCAAATCCAAATGTACTCCCTTATTTTTCAGGGAAAGACTTTGATCCGGTTTGGATCGCAAATCCAAAAGACAATTCCAATCTAAAACAAGTTCCCAATACATTCGAGTTAACAGAACATACTGGTAAACATATATCATCCAAGGACTGGTCACCGAACGAACATTTGGTTGTATTTTTTTATGCTACTTGTAGGGGTATTTGTCCTTTGATCACAAGAAATATAATCCAAATAGAACCAAGTCTTTCTGAATTTCCAGATATCAAAATTTATTCTATCTCGATCAATGCTAAAGAAGATACCGTTCCCGTTTTACAAAAATATAGGCAAACATACAAAATCCAAAACGCAAATTGGAGTTTTTTTACCGGAAGCGAATCAGTGATCGAGAGTTTTGCCAAAGGAACTTGTGGTGCAGAAATGGAAGGATTTTCCGCCGAACAAGGGAAGTATGAATTTGTTCATACAGAAAATATCTTTTTATTTGATAAGAACCGGTATTTAAGAGGAATCTACCGTGCGAAAGGCACGGGCGATATACAAAGGTTAGTGGACGATTTGCGAAAATTAAGAAAAC is part of the Leptospira congkakensis genome and encodes:
- a CDS encoding toxin-antitoxin system YwqK family antitoxin — translated: MEHQEPFPINCLKISWREIFLSLTFFALASCSPFRVEAEDKGLSEDPNHFLLYQGKPLTGILIQKNPTLLEIYETEFYKGVPHGRYTITKENGTFIEERNIRYGQKHGKQISYFENGTLKQKSEFDNGKPIGEYVDYFDDGQMATYQTFYDSGKPKVSKKWNRRGQIYLNHVFLETGESFGRPGSKLCDPIPEKSQNSK
- a CDS encoding SCO family protein — protein: MNLKKRCPEKFVQNSYFSQKSILIFIFLFFIGSFCKPSEQPPNPNVLPYFSGKDFDPVWIANPKDNSNLKQVPNTFELTEHTGKHISSKDWSPNEHLVVFFYATCRGICPLITRNIIQIEPSLSEFPDIKIYSISINAKEDTVPVLQKYRQTYKIQNANWSFFTGSESVIESFAKGTCGAEMEGFSAEQGKYEFVHTENIFLFDKNRYLRGIYRAKGTGDIQRLVDDLRKLRKQMN
- a CDS encoding YHYH protein, giving the protein MSTLRKSTLLLIIGLSFSHCKPKSDSDEEMLLLLAAAASKICVNNSYTGTTVVNSTATLNASTDCITGMTSSMSADLPAWIRNNFKCSVGTVSGSNYVFRSQNIPNNKSFYFGTSSPMFEALAGGQKSAGNNQIASQCLVYTIPSSPAAKSGALVGTQSGYASVGITVNGLAIFNNAAAAPDTLATEAQTFDKFNGHPQSSGVYHHHSQPLNITNNNANLIGVLIDGFPVYGLHCDNNTVTTADDNTPGTVGPALDANHGHTAATLLFPTGIYHYHFAFDSTATINTLIGSQFYGTPGTVSN